One genomic region from Opisthocomus hoazin isolate bOpiHoa1 chromosome Z, bOpiHoa1.hap1, whole genome shotgun sequence encodes:
- the AQP3 gene encoding aquaporin-3, whose protein sequence is MGRQKDILAAIEDHLRIRNKLVRQALAECLGTLILVLFGCGSVAQIVLSRGTHGGFLTVNLAFGFAVTLGILIAGQVSGGHLNPAVTFAMCFLAREPWIKLPIYALAQTLGAFLGAGIVFGLYYDAIWAFGSNQLYVTGQNGTAGIFATYPSQHLNVVNGFFDQFIGTASLIVCVLAIVDPFNNPVPTGLEAFTVGFVVLVIGTSMGFNSGYAVNPARDFGPRLFTAIAGWGTEVFWTGKQWWWVPIVAPFLGAIAGVMVYQLMIGCHDEPSPPASEQETVKLANVKHKERV, encoded by the exons ATGGGGAGGCAAAAGGACATTCTTGCTGCTATTGAGGACCACCTGAGGATCAGAAACAAATTGGTCCGGCAAGCGCTGGCTGAGTGCCTGGGGACACTGATCTTGGTG CTGTTTGGATGTGGCTCCGTTGCGCAGATTGTGCTCAGCAGAGGGACTCATGGAGGTTTCCTGACTGTTAACCTGGCCTTTGGCTTTGCTGTGACGCTCGGCATTTTGATCGCAGGACAGGTATCAG gtggacatctgaACCCAGCTGTCACTTTTGCCATGTGCTTCTTGGCCCGGGAGCCCTGGATCAAGCTACCAATTTATGCACTGGCCCAAACCCTGGGGGCTTTCCTGGGAGCTGGCATAGTTTTTGGGCTGTACTATG atgCCATCTGGGCTTTTGGCAGCAACCAGCTGTATGTAACCGGACAGAATGGCACTGCTGGTATCTTTGCCACCTACCCATCTCAGCATCTGAATGTTGTGAATGGATTCTTTGACCAG TTCATTGGCACAGCCTCCCTGATTGTGTGTGTCTTGGCTATTGTCGATCCCTTCAACAACCCTGTCCCCACGGGGCTGGAGGCTTTCACAGTTGGCTTTGTTGTCCTTGTTATTGGAACCTCCATGGGCTTCAACTCTGGCTATGCTGTCAACCCTGCCAGGGACTTTGGGCCTCGTCTCTTCACAGCTATCGCTGGCTGGGGCACTGAAGTGTTCTG gacTGGTAAACAGTGGTGGTGGGTTCCAATTGTTGCTCCTTTCCTTGGGGCCATTGCAGGAGTGATGGTCTATCAGCTGATGATTGGATGTCATGATGAGCCTTCTCCACCTGCCTCTGAGCAGGAAACAGTCAAACTGGCTAATGTGAAGCACAAGGAAAGGGTCTAA